One genomic region from Aerosakkonema funiforme FACHB-1375 encodes:
- the rimP gene encoding ribosome maturation factor RimP produces the protein MTHPLVPQIIDLAVPVAEAIGLEVVGAVFQTNQYPPILRVDIRNPQQDTSLDDCERMSRALEATLDATDIIPDAYILEISSPGISRQLTTDREFVSFKGFTVLVSTSEPYEGKSEWRGQLIKRDDTAVYLNQKGRAIAIPRTSVSRVQLDEQKIKN, from the coding sequence ATGACTCATCCCCTTGTACCGCAAATAATTGACTTGGCCGTACCCGTTGCCGAAGCCATCGGGTTAGAGGTTGTCGGAGCGGTATTCCAAACCAACCAATACCCACCGATTCTGCGTGTGGACATTCGCAATCCTCAGCAAGATACAAGCTTGGATGATTGCGAACGTATGAGTCGAGCATTGGAAGCAACCTTAGATGCCACAGATATTATTCCCGATGCCTACATCCTAGAGATTTCCAGTCCCGGCATTTCTCGGCAGCTGACCACAGATAGAGAGTTTGTTTCATTTAAGGGATTTACGGTGCTAGTCAGCACATCGGAGCCTTACGAGGGCAAGAGCGAGTGGCGAGGACAACTGATTAAGCGGGACGATACAGCAGTTTACCTCAACCAAAAAGGTCGAGCGATCGCAATTCCCCGTACCTCGGTCTCGCGAGTGCAACTAGACGAACAAAAAATTAAAAATTAA
- the nusA gene encoding transcription termination factor NusA, producing MTMVNLPGLKELIDSISRERNLPRHAVQAALREALLKGYERYRRTQNINKHFDEDYFENLEVELNVEEEGFRVLATKTIVEEVNSSDHEIALSDVQPVVEEAQLGDTVVLDVTPDQGEFGRMAAIQTKQVLSQKLRDQQRKMIQEEFQDLEGNVMQARVLRFERQSAILAVSSGFNQPEVEAELPKREQLPNDNYRANATFKVYLKKVREGPQRGPQLLVSRAAAGLVVELFSTEVPEIEDEVVRIVAVAREANPPSRSLGPRTKIAVDTLERDVDPVGACIGARGSRIQVVVNELRGEKIDVIRWSPDPATYIANALSPARVEEVRLVNPEARQAHVLVTEDQLSLAIGKEGQNVRLAARLTGWKIDIKDAAKYDAAAEDRKIAEAIAQAEELEREREEDDTIEKYNLDEVEEDVDLDE from the coding sequence ATGACAATGGTTAATTTACCCGGACTTAAAGAGCTGATCGACAGCATCAGCCGGGAACGCAATTTACCCCGACACGCTGTTCAAGCAGCCCTCAGAGAAGCTTTATTGAAAGGCTATGAGCGTTATCGGCGTACCCAAAATATCAATAAGCATTTTGACGAAGACTACTTCGAGAATTTAGAAGTAGAACTAAACGTCGAAGAGGAAGGCTTTCGGGTTCTCGCTACCAAAACAATTGTGGAAGAAGTAAACAGCAGCGACCACGAAATTGCCCTCTCAGACGTTCAGCCAGTCGTGGAAGAAGCCCAGCTGGGGGACACCGTAGTTTTAGACGTAACGCCAGATCAAGGCGAGTTCGGTCGCATGGCGGCAATCCAAACCAAGCAAGTGCTTTCTCAAAAACTGCGCGACCAGCAGCGCAAAATGATTCAAGAGGAATTTCAAGACTTAGAAGGCAACGTTATGCAGGCGCGGGTGCTGCGCTTTGAGCGGCAATCAGCGATCCTGGCTGTTAGCAGTGGCTTTAATCAGCCAGAAGTAGAAGCCGAATTGCCCAAGCGAGAACAGCTACCTAACGACAACTATCGCGCCAACGCCACCTTTAAGGTTTATCTTAAAAAAGTGCGGGAAGGCCCGCAGCGCGGGCCACAGCTACTGGTTTCCAGAGCAGCTGCCGGTTTGGTAGTCGAACTTTTCAGCACTGAAGTCCCAGAAATAGAAGATGAAGTAGTCCGCATCGTTGCAGTAGCACGGGAAGCCAACCCACCCTCCCGTTCTCTTGGCCCGCGTACTAAAATAGCTGTCGATACTTTAGAGCGAGATGTAGATCCCGTAGGTGCTTGTATTGGGGCGCGGGGCTCCCGCATTCAAGTAGTCGTAAACGAATTGCGGGGAGAAAAAATCGACGTCATCAGATGGTCGCCAGACCCCGCCACATATATTGCTAATGCCCTCAGTCCAGCTAGAGTAGAAGAAGTGCGACTGGTAAATCCAGAAGCTCGTCAAGCTCATGTTTTGGTCACTGAAGATCAGCTGAGTCTAGCGATCGGCAAAGAAGGGCAAAATGTGCGTCTGGCCGCCCGCCTCACCGGATGGAAAATAGACATCAAAGACGCAGCGAAGTACGATGCCGCAGCTGAAGACCGAAAAATAGCAGAAGCTATCGCTCAGGCAGAAGAATTAGAGCGCGAGCGAGAGGAAGACGACACCATCGAAAAATACAATTTGGATGAAGTCGAAGAAGATGTTGACTTAGATGAATAA